In one Parageobacillus genomosp. 1 genomic region, the following are encoded:
- a CDS encoding alkaline phosphatase family protein, with the protein MKEASTFEKVAARCWNLLNEGKPFTPIFVIGTMAIYHLANFGTIEHMKHWFLGFLAALPLFAIYYVYDYPLFLRNYLWIPYVVFLIVWQFADLKLLGLALGLYFFFTVFFWGTLYYHLRIGTSWWNFTRFWKLVLKNSDSTSGNAQEQLPKFLLLLSIWQYVYVQLEGEAGDLSFAGFALYYAGVFLFSFILHSQLFDWKPKIIPTYTNNASVPKEPINEKVIVIVIDGMRKDRFEQANAPFLKRLRQQGTEFTQMETVYPARTVVCFTSMFTGTYPFEHGIRSNMVWKLGIKVESIFDSLRKVGKKGRLLGIAHLVDSFGDDVETVTAVMHNDVADRNIIERAKRIMEEQDPDLLIVQLIATDQTGHSRGVLYEEYLQKIEEADALIKEYVEWLEQKGKLKNATLIICADHGQADGIGGHGHLDEGERFVPFFLYGPAIERGKRIDEKKSLVSVAPTIAYLLGAPYPSHSRGPVLIEAIRKREKHEGTESDRLFTSV; encoded by the coding sequence ATGAAAGAAGCTTCAACATTTGAAAAAGTAGCGGCGCGATGTTGGAATTTGCTGAATGAGGGAAAACCGTTTACGCCGATTTTCGTTATCGGGACGATGGCGATCTACCATCTTGCCAATTTCGGCACCATCGAGCATATGAAGCACTGGTTCTTAGGTTTTCTCGCGGCGCTTCCGCTTTTTGCCATCTATTATGTGTACGACTATCCGTTATTTTTGCGAAACTATTTATGGATTCCATACGTTGTGTTTTTAATCGTTTGGCAGTTTGCCGACCTTAAGCTGCTAGGCCTGGCGCTGGGGCTATATTTTTTCTTTACCGTCTTTTTTTGGGGAACGCTTTACTATCATTTGCGCATTGGTACGTCATGGTGGAATTTTACCCGTTTTTGGAAGTTAGTGCTGAAAAATAGCGATTCGACAAGCGGAAACGCGCAAGAACAGCTGCCGAAATTTTTGCTGCTTTTGTCGATTTGGCAATATGTATATGTGCAACTGGAGGGGGAAGCAGGCGATCTTTCTTTTGCCGGCTTTGCGCTCTATTATGCGGGTGTCTTTTTGTTTTCTTTCATTTTGCACAGCCAGTTATTTGATTGGAAGCCAAAAATCATTCCGACATATACCAATAATGCCAGCGTTCCAAAAGAGCCAATCAATGAGAAAGTCATTGTGATCGTCATCGACGGCATGCGGAAAGATCGGTTTGAGCAAGCCAATGCGCCATTTTTAAAACGGCTGCGCCAGCAAGGAACGGAATTTACGCAAATGGAGACGGTTTATCCGGCGCGGACGGTCGTTTGTTTTACTTCGATGTTCACCGGCACATATCCGTTTGAACACGGTATCCGCTCCAATATGGTATGGAAGCTGGGCATCAAGGTAGAAAGCATTTTTGATTCACTAAGAAAAGTTGGAAAAAAGGGGCGGCTGCTTGGCATTGCCCATCTCGTCGATTCGTTTGGAGATGATGTTGAAACGGTAACAGCGGTCATGCATAATGACGTAGCTGACCGCAACATCATCGAACGCGCCAAACGCATTATGGAAGAGCAAGATCCTGATTTGCTCATTGTTCAATTAATTGCCACGGACCAAACGGGACACAGCCGCGGTGTATTATACGAGGAATATCTTCAAAAAATAGAAGAAGCGGACGCGCTTATCAAGGAGTACGTCGAGTGGCTCGAACAGAAAGGAAAATTAAAAAACGCAACGTTAATCATTTGCGCCGATCATGGACAAGCAGACGGCATCGGCGGACACGGGCATTTGGATGAAGGAGAGCGGTTTGTGCCATTCTTCTTATATGGGCCGGCGATTGAGCGAGGAAAGCGAATCGATGAAAAGAAAAGTTTGGTGTCCGTGGCGCCGACGATTGCTTATTTGCTGGGAGCCCCGTATCCGAGTCATAGTCGCGGTCCCGTGTTAATCGAAGCGATTCGAAAGAGGGAGAAACATGAAGGAACAGAAAGTGATCGTCTTTTTACCAGCGTATAA
- a CDS encoding lysylphosphatidylglycerol synthase transmembrane domain-containing protein, which yields MKRKHAAIAVRLVGAGLVLVFLWLTYRYFDGEALLRQLHLLLQRPDTLAWMLIIYGASFWLRALAWKSYVGKPISLIVYVKGIFFSLLINHIAPFKVGDIARVAVLAKQKDVSVDEAVHSVAVMRLLDMLVLCFLSAWGMYAYVHRFPAINATVIGVVGIIGVCAVAVLLSRKSDAEWIRKHYHMIKSALRGKRGVYMVGMIALSWLCEAVVIYEMTNTLGMSLTFLESAWVNSITVSGQVFQIAPGGLGTYEAVMAFAITRIAPDWNSAYMAAMMTHAFKFVFSYLVGIAVLFMSPRDISFVGAAWKKGREKR from the coding sequence ATGAAACGTAAGCACGCAGCAATAGCGGTGAGGCTGGTCGGAGCCGGGCTTGTCCTTGTTTTTCTATGGCTGACATACCGCTATTTCGATGGAGAAGCGCTTCTTAGGCAGCTCCACCTGCTTCTTCAAAGACCGGACACGCTGGCATGGATGTTGATCATATACGGCGCTTCTTTTTGGCTAAGGGCGCTGGCATGGAAGTCATACGTAGGAAAACCAATTTCTTTGATTGTATACGTCAAAGGCATCTTTTTCAGTTTGCTCATTAATCATATCGCTCCGTTCAAAGTAGGCGATATTGCCCGTGTGGCTGTTTTAGCAAAACAAAAGGACGTTTCCGTCGATGAAGCGGTTCACTCGGTGGCGGTGATGCGGCTTTTGGACATGCTTGTTTTATGTTTTTTGTCGGCATGGGGAATGTATGCATACGTCCATCGTTTTCCTGCAATAAACGCAACGGTTATTGGTGTTGTCGGAATAATCGGCGTTTGTGCAGTCGCTGTTTTGTTGTCGCGTAAATCGGATGCAGAATGGATTCGTAAACACTATCACATGATAAAAAGCGCGTTAAGAGGAAAACGCGGCGTTTATATGGTGGGAATGATTGCGCTTAGCTGGCTGTGTGAGGCGGTTGTCATTTATGAGATGACCAACACGCTTGGAATGTCGTTAACATTTTTAGAATCCGCGTGGGTCAACAGCATTACTGTTTCTGGCCAAGTGTTTCAAATCGCTCCAGGCGGGCTGGGGACGTATGAAGCGGTAATGGCATTTGCGATTACGAGAATTGCACCGGACTGGAACAGCGCGTATATGGCGGCGATGATGACCCATGCGTTCAAATTTGTTTTTTCTTATTTAGTTGGCATTGCCGTACTGTTTATGTCTCCAAGAGATATTTCGTTCGTCGGAGCGGCTTGGAAAAAAGGAAGGGAGAAACGATGA
- a CDS encoding NAD-dependent epimerase/dehydratase family protein, whose translation MKILVTGGAGFIGSHLAAKLLTHGHDVAVIDNFHPYYPVERKNRQFRALTGGNLPVYRIDLLDGEKTEELFRCYQPDCVYHLAALPGVPNSLLKPLDYVDYDIKATINVLKAAGEAGVGHVLFASSSSVYGNQGNVPLKEEMATGKVVSPYAAAKYGAESFCYAYAHLFGYQVTIFRYFTVYGPWGRPDMAISKFIRHLLHGEEIVVYGTNTARDYTFVDDVVSGMIAALDRRGGNDVFNLGSGRPITMERLLQELKTHFPTMKVRYAPERKGDVKATWADITKAQRAFGYKPSVTFEDGLARTIAWARTYET comes from the coding sequence TTGAAAATTCTCGTTACAGGGGGAGCCGGGTTTATTGGAAGCCATCTTGCTGCCAAATTGCTTACGCATGGGCACGACGTGGCGGTCATTGATAATTTTCATCCTTATTACCCGGTGGAACGAAAGAATCGGCAATTTCGTGCATTGACGGGAGGAAATCTTCCTGTTTATCGCATTGACTTATTGGATGGAGAAAAAACGGAAGAACTGTTTCGTTGCTATCAGCCGGACTGTGTATATCATTTAGCGGCGCTGCCGGGTGTTCCCAATTCGCTTCTTAAGCCGCTCGATTATGTCGATTATGACATCAAAGCGACGATTAACGTGTTAAAGGCGGCGGGGGAAGCCGGAGTTGGTCATGTCTTATTTGCCTCTTCCTCGTCCGTCTACGGCAACCAAGGGAATGTACCGCTGAAAGAAGAGATGGCAACGGGAAAAGTCGTTTCGCCATATGCCGCCGCAAAATACGGAGCGGAGTCGTTTTGCTATGCGTATGCTCACCTATTCGGCTATCAGGTCACGATTTTTCGCTATTTTACCGTATACGGTCCGTGGGGCAGACCGGATATGGCAATTAGCAAGTTTATCCGCCATCTATTACACGGCGAAGAGATTGTCGTGTACGGAACGAACACAGCAAGAGACTATACGTTTGTGGACGATGTCGTCAGCGGAATGATAGCGGCGCTCGACCGTCGCGGCGGAAATGATGTGTTTAATTTAGGATCGGGACGCCCGATCACGATGGAGCGATTGCTGCAAGAACTAAAAACGCATTTTCCAACGATGAAGGTGAGATACGCTCCGGAGCGAAAGGGAGATGTGAAAGCGACATGGGCGGACATTACGAAAGCACAGCGGGCGTTCGGATACAAACCAAGTGTAACGTTCGAGGACGGGCTTGCGCGGACGATCGCGTGGGCAAGGACGTATGAAACGTAA
- the trxA gene encoding thioredoxin: MAIVNATDQTFAAETKDGVTLVDFWAPWCGPCRMIAPVLEELDQEMGDKVKIVKVNVDENQETASKFGVMSIPTLLVFKNGELVDKTIGYQPKEALVQLLQKHV, encoded by the coding sequence ATGGCAATTGTTAATGCGACAGATCAAACGTTTGCGGCAGAAACGAAAGACGGCGTAACTTTAGTCGATTTCTGGGCGCCTTGGTGCGGGCCGTGCCGCATGATCGCACCGGTTCTTGAAGAATTGGATCAAGAAATGGGCGACAAAGTAAAAATCGTCAAAGTGAACGTCGATGAAAACCAAGAAACAGCTTCGAAATTCGGGGTAATGAGCATTCCAACATTGCTCGTTTTCAAAAACGGAGAGCTTGTTGACAAAACGATCGGCTATCAACCGAAAGAAGCGCTTGTTCAACTATTGCAAAAACACGTATAA
- a CDS encoding electron transfer flavoprotein subunit alpha/FixB family protein: protein MARKVLTLAEVRDGSLRNVSFEAIAAAKTIAQGGEVVSVLVGESVQSHANELLFHGADRVVVVEHPNLKNYTSDGYSQALKAVIDEEKPEGIVFGHTALGKDLSPKLAIKLNSGLVSDVVALEEAGGNLIFTRPIYSGKAFEKKIVTDGIIFVTVRPNNIQPLERDESRSGEVKAVSVDIKDLRAIVKEVVRKTAEGVDLSEAKVIVAGGRGVKSAEGFKPLQELAEVLGGAVGASRGACDAGYCDYSLQIGQTGKVVTPDLYIACGISGAIQHLAGMSNSKVIVAINKDPEANIFKVADYGIVGDLFEVVPLLTEEFKKLKVHS from the coding sequence ATGGCACGCAAAGTACTGACATTAGCAGAAGTTCGTGACGGATCATTAAGAAACGTATCGTTCGAGGCAATTGCTGCGGCAAAAACGATCGCCCAAGGCGGGGAAGTCGTTTCCGTCCTTGTCGGCGAAAGCGTCCAATCGCATGCCAATGAGTTACTTTTCCACGGCGCTGATCGCGTGGTCGTTGTAGAGCATCCGAATTTAAAAAATTATACATCTGACGGCTATTCTCAAGCGCTGAAAGCAGTGATTGACGAAGAAAAACCGGAAGGAATCGTATTCGGCCATACCGCATTAGGGAAAGATTTGTCGCCAAAATTGGCCATTAAATTAAACTCCGGTCTTGTATCTGACGTGGTGGCGCTCGAAGAAGCAGGCGGAAATCTTATCTTTACGCGTCCGATTTATTCCGGAAAAGCGTTTGAAAAGAAAATCGTTACAGACGGCATTATCTTTGTGACGGTACGTCCAAACAACATTCAACCGCTAGAGCGCGATGAATCCCGTTCTGGAGAAGTAAAAGCGGTTTCCGTCGACATTAAAGATTTGCGCGCAATCGTGAAAGAAGTCGTCCGCAAAACCGCCGAAGGCGTCGATTTGAGCGAAGCAAAAGTTATCGTTGCCGGCGGTCGCGGCGTAAAAAGTGCCGAAGGATTTAAACCGCTGCAAGAGCTTGCCGAAGTATTAGGCGGTGCCGTCGGTGCATCGCGCGGTGCGTGTGACGCGGGATATTGCGATTATTCGCTACAAATCGGGCAAACAGGAAAAGTCGTCACGCCAGACCTTTATATCGCCTGCGGTATTTCGGGAGCCATCCAGCACTTAGCAGGGATGTCTAACTCGAAAGTGATCGTAGCGATTAACAAAGACCCGGAAGCAAACATTTTCAAAGTGGCTGACTACGGCATTGTCGGAGACTTATTCGAAGTCGTTCCGTTGCTAACAGAGGAATTTAAAAAATTAAAAGTGCATTCATAA
- a CDS encoding electron transfer flavoprotein subunit beta/FixA family protein yields the protein MNIFVLMKRTFDTEEKITIADGRVNEEGAEFIINPYDEYAIEEAIQVRDKHGGEVTVVTVGNEDAEKELRTALAMGCDKAVLINIEDDVEEQDQYTTAKVLAEYLKDKNPDLILAGNVAIDGGSGQVGPRVAELLGIPYVTTITKLDIDGNKVTVVRDVEGDEEIIETSLPLLVTAQQGLNEPRYPSLPGIMKAKKKPLEELELDDLDLEEEDVEAKTKTIEVFLPPKREAGKILDGEIADQVKELVRLLRSEAKVV from the coding sequence ATGAATATTTTCGTCTTAATGAAACGCACATTTGACACAGAAGAGAAAATTACGATTGCGGATGGCAGAGTCAACGAAGAAGGGGCAGAATTTATTATTAACCCGTATGATGAATACGCGATCGAAGAAGCGATTCAAGTGCGCGATAAACATGGCGGCGAAGTAACGGTTGTGACGGTAGGCAACGAGGATGCGGAAAAAGAATTGCGCACGGCGCTTGCGATGGGTTGCGATAAAGCGGTGCTCATTAATATTGAAGACGATGTCGAAGAACAAGACCAATACACGACGGCGAAAGTTCTTGCCGAATATTTGAAAGACAAAAATCCAGATTTGATTTTAGCTGGAAATGTAGCGATTGACGGCGGTTCTGGACAAGTCGGTCCGCGCGTTGCCGAGTTGCTTGGCATTCCGTATGTCACAACGATTACGAAATTAGATATTGACGGCAATAAAGTAACGGTCGTCCGCGATGTGGAAGGAGACGAAGAAATTATCGAAACATCGCTGCCATTGCTGGTCACTGCGCAGCAAGGATTAAACGAGCCGCGCTATCCATCGCTTCCAGGTATTATGAAAGCGAAAAAGAAACCGCTTGAAGAATTGGAATTGGATGACTTAGATCTTGAAGAAGAAGATGTCGAAGCGAAAACAAAAACGATCGAAGTATTCTTGCCGCCAAAACGGGAAGCTGGAAAAATTCTCGACGGCGAAATTGCTGATCAAGTGAAAGAGCTTGTCCGGCTGTTGCGTTCCGAAGCAAAAGTAGTGTGA
- a CDS encoding enoyl-CoA hydratase, with translation MEYFRIHKEEFVADVTFSRPPANALSSAVLKELSAVLDELEADDNVRVVLLHGEGRFFSAGADIKEFTSVASSDEATVLSQNGQQVMERIERFPKPVIAAIHGAALGGGLELAMSCHIRIVSENAKLGLPELQLGIIPGFAGTQRLPRYVGFGKAAEMMWTSEPITGTEAVQWGLANKAVPEEQLLEEAKKLAQKIAQKSPISIRATLQLLNSFKEKPFQEAVREEAELFGNVFTTEDAKEGVQAFIEKRPPVFRGK, from the coding sequence ATGGAATATTTTCGCATCCACAAAGAGGAGTTTGTCGCGGACGTTACCTTTTCGCGTCCTCCGGCAAACGCTCTTTCATCCGCTGTATTGAAAGAGCTTTCAGCCGTACTCGATGAGCTGGAAGCGGATGATAACGTCCGTGTTGTGCTTCTTCACGGCGAAGGAAGATTTTTCTCCGCAGGAGCGGATATTAAAGAGTTTACTTCCGTTGCATCCAGTGATGAAGCGACAGTGCTGTCGCAAAATGGCCAGCAAGTGATGGAACGCATCGAGCGCTTTCCAAAACCAGTGATCGCTGCCATTCATGGCGCAGCGCTGGGCGGTGGACTGGAGCTGGCGATGAGCTGCCATATCCGCATTGTTTCAGAAAACGCCAAACTCGGCCTGCCAGAGCTGCAGCTTGGCATTATACCTGGTTTTGCCGGGACGCAGCGGCTTCCTCGCTATGTCGGCTTCGGCAAAGCGGCCGAGATGATGTGGACGAGCGAGCCGATTACCGGAACAGAAGCGGTGCAGTGGGGCTTGGCAAATAAAGCGGTGCCAGAAGAGCAATTGCTGGAGGAAGCGAAAAAACTGGCACAAAAAATTGCCCAAAAAAGTCCAATTTCCATTCGCGCTACATTGCAGCTTTTAAATTCTTTTAAAGAAAAACCGTTCCAGGAAGCGGTGCGTGAGGAAGCAGAGCTGTTTGGAAACGTGTTTACAACAGAAGATGCAAAAGAAGGCGTACAAGCTTTTATTGAAAAGCGGCCGCCTGTCTTTCGTGGAAAATAA
- a CDS encoding TetR/AcrR family transcriptional regulator gives MRRDKPKFKQIIDAAVVVIAEHGYHQAQVSKIAKQAGVADGTIYLYFKNKEDILISLFQEKMGSFIEKIEQEIAGISSPLEKLYVLVEKHFESLAADHHLAVVTQLELRQSNKELRHRINEVLKGYLRIIDGIVKEGIEKGEFRPDLDIRLTRQMIFGTIDETITTWVMNEQKYDLVALAKPVCELLTKGCAVSR, from the coding sequence ATTATCGATGCCGCGGTAGTCGTCATTGCCGAACATGGCTACCATCAGGCGCAAGTATCGAAAATCGCGAAACAAGCAGGGGTCGCCGACGGCACGATCTATCTCTATTTTAAAAATAAAGAAGATATTCTCATATCACTGTTTCAAGAAAAGATGGGCTCTTTTATTGAGAAAATCGAGCAAGAAATAGCAGGAATTTCGAGTCCTTTGGAGAAATTGTACGTATTAGTGGAAAAACATTTTGAATCACTGGCCGCGGATCATCATTTAGCCGTCGTTACTCAATTAGAATTGCGTCAATCGAATAAAGAACTGCGGCACCGCATTAATGAGGTGTTGAAAGGGTATTTGCGAATTATTGATGGGATTGTAAAAGAAGGGATTGAAAAAGGAGAATTTCGTCCCGATTTAGATATCCGTCTAACGAGACAAATGATTTTCGGCACGATTGACGAGACGATAACGACATGGGTAATGAACGAGCAAAAGTATGATCTCGTCGCTTTGGCCAAACCCGTCTGTGAATTACTAACGAAAGGATGCGCAGTTTCTCGTTAA